A region from the Pontixanthobacter aestiaquae genome encodes:
- a CDS encoding TIGR01244 family sulfur transferase — MSDFRRLSDSVLASPQIGTDDIAEAKKLGVTLIINNRPEGESPDQTEGARIEQAAREAGLDYFAIPIGQAGFGKADIEAMSGAFMQAGGQVLAYCRSGTRSTFLWSLAEASQGGDPDELTAAAAQAGYDLSPIRPMLEALAGEAS, encoded by the coding sequence ATGAGTGATTTTCGCCGCTTAAGCGACTCGGTATTGGCCAGTCCGCAGATCGGAACCGACGACATTGCTGAGGCCAAAAAACTTGGCGTTACGCTGATCATCAACAATCGCCCTGAAGGCGAGTCGCCTGACCAGACGGAAGGTGCGCGAATCGAACAGGCTGCGCGCGAGGCGGGTTTGGACTATTTCGCGATCCCGATTGGTCAGGCCGGATTTGGCAAGGCAGATATTGAAGCGATGTCTGGCGCATTCATGCAAGCAGGCGGTCAGGTCTTGGCGTATTGCCGGTCTGGCACACGCTCGACCTTCTTATGGTCGCTCGCGGAGGCCAGCCAAGGGGGCGATCCGGATGAGCTGACAGCAGCCGCGGCGCAAGCGGGTTATGATCTTTCTCCGATCCGCCCTATGCTGGAGGCGCTTGCTGGAGAGGCTAGTTAG
- a CDS encoding amidohydrolase, whose translation MKSAFSLIAGTVLLAASPVIAQEADPIAAVDAQEERTERVAKQIWDWAELGYLELKSSGLLKTELKGEGFAIQEGVADIPTAFMAEWGEGGPVIGLLAEFDALPGINQSSSPTRDPVDGKHAGHACGHNLFGAGSLTAAIAIKNWLEATGTPGRVRLYGTPAEEGGSGKVYMARAGLFDDADFVIDWHPADRNSAASRKSLANRSAKFRFRGISAHAAGAPERGRSALDGVEAMNMMVNMMREHTSMDTRIHYVITEGGSAPNVIPDFAEVFYYLRHSDADEVRAMWPRLEAAAKGGAMGTGTKVDWEIIHGNNPTLPVESLQLMMTDKLRQLDPIEYSAEELAWAKTIQESFGEGAPALSQAQEVQPHEVITGYGSTDVGDVSRAVPTVSLAAAAWVPGTAAHSWQAVAASGHSYGTKGTQFAAKAMTLAAIELYTNPELRTKAKAEFVEARGEDYVYESLLGDRDPPLDYRK comes from the coding sequence ATGAAATCAGCCTTTAGCCTTATCGCTGGCACCGTGTTGCTCGCAGCATCGCCCGTTATTGCCCAAGAAGCGGACCCGATTGCAGCCGTCGACGCACAAGAGGAGCGCACCGAGCGAGTCGCCAAACAGATTTGGGACTGGGCCGAGCTGGGATATCTCGAACTCAAATCGAGCGGTTTGCTGAAAACCGAATTGAAAGGCGAAGGCTTCGCTATTCAGGAAGGCGTCGCCGATATTCCCACAGCCTTCATGGCCGAATGGGGTGAAGGCGGCCCGGTCATTGGCCTGCTTGCCGAATTCGATGCGTTGCCCGGTATCAATCAGTCTTCCTCACCGACCCGTGATCCGGTGGATGGGAAACATGCCGGCCATGCCTGCGGACACAATCTGTTCGGTGCCGGCTCACTGACTGCAGCGATTGCCATCAAGAACTGGCTGGAGGCTACTGGTACGCCCGGCCGCGTCCGTCTCTATGGCACTCCGGCAGAAGAAGGCGGATCGGGCAAAGTCTATATGGCCCGCGCAGGGCTGTTTGACGATGCCGATTTCGTGATCGACTGGCATCCGGCGGATCGCAATTCGGCTGCTTCGCGCAAGAGCCTCGCCAACCGTTCGGCCAAGTTCCGCTTCCGCGGAATCTCTGCCCATGCGGCAGGCGCGCCGGAGCGCGGTCGCAGCGCGCTCGACGGGGTCGAAGCGATGAACATGATGGTCAATATGATGCGCGAGCATACCAGCATGGATACGCGTATCCACTATGTCATTACAGAGGGCGGGTCGGCCCCCAATGTGATCCCTGATTTTGCCGAAGTGTTCTATTATCTGCGCCATTCCGACGCGGATGAGGTACGCGCCATGTGGCCGCGACTGGAGGCGGCAGCCAAAGGCGGGGCAATGGGCACCGGAACCAAGGTCGATTGGGAAATTATTCACGGCAACAACCCGACTCTGCCGGTAGAATCGCTGCAATTGATGATGACGGACAAACTGCGCCAGCTCGATCCGATCGAATATTCTGCGGAAGAACTGGCATGGGCCAAGACGATTCAGGAAAGCTTTGGCGAGGGCGCTCCGGCCCTCTCTCAAGCTCAAGAGGTCCAGCCGCATGAAGTGATTACCGGTTACGGATCGACCGATGTCGGCGATGTGTCGCGCGCCGTGCCGACGGTGAGCTTGGCTGCTGCGGCTTGGGTGCCGGGGACAGCAGCGCATAGCTGGCAAGCGGTTGCCGCGAGCGGGCACAGCTATGGAACAAAGGGAACGCAATTCGCCGCCAAGGCGATGACGTTGGCGGCAATCGAGCTTTATACTAATCCCGAATTGCGCACGAAGGCGAAAGCAGAATTCGTCGAAGCACGCGGGGAAGATTACGTCTACGAATCGCTTCTAGGCGACCGCGACCCGCCGCTTGATTATCGCAAATAG
- a CDS encoding sterol desaturase family protein, with protein MPDFSPTEYAVPGFVILVVLEMLWAWKKRPDAYEPRDTLTSLAFGLGSTVAGALFGGFAIWVFFQTYEYRIFDFGEQWWTVWWAWPLAFVIDDLKYYWVHRAGHRIRWMWAAHVNHHSSQHYNLSTALRQTWTGTFTFGLLFALPLVLLGFHPVMLATVGGFNLIYQFWIHTEAIGKMPRWFEAVMNTPSHHRVHHATNPLYLDRNYAGVFIVWDKMFGTFQPEVESENIRYGIVKQLGSFNLLWSVFHEWIGMLSDIWRAPWKHKLSYLLREPGWTHDGSRETSDMIRDRWRARQEPDEGETLQQKQTA; from the coding sequence ATGCCTGATTTCTCGCCAACCGAATATGCCGTGCCGGGGTTTGTTATCCTGGTCGTGCTGGAAATGCTGTGGGCCTGGAAGAAGCGTCCAGATGCCTACGAGCCCCGCGACACGCTGACTTCGCTAGCATTCGGTTTGGGCAGCACTGTTGCGGGCGCGCTTTTCGGCGGCTTTGCGATATGGGTTTTCTTCCAGACATACGAGTACCGCATTTTCGACTTTGGCGAACAATGGTGGACGGTGTGGTGGGCGTGGCCGCTTGCCTTTGTCATCGACGATCTCAAATATTACTGGGTGCACCGCGCGGGACACCGCATCCGCTGGATGTGGGCGGCACATGTGAACCACCATTCCAGCCAGCACTATAATCTTTCGACCGCGCTGCGCCAGACATGGACCGGAACTTTCACTTTCGGCCTGCTATTCGCGCTACCGTTGGTATTGCTTGGATTCCACCCGGTGATGCTGGCGACCGTCGGGGGTTTCAATCTGATCTACCAGTTCTGGATCCACACCGAAGCGATTGGGAAGATGCCGCGCTGGTTCGAAGCGGTGATGAACACACCGAGCCATCACCGCGTGCATCACGCCACCAACCCGCTCTATCTCGACCGGAACTATGCAGGTGTGTTTATCGTCTGGGACAAGATGTTCGGTACTTTCCAGCCCGAAGTCGAAAGCGAGAATATTCGCTACGGAATCGTCAAACAGCTCGGCAGCTTCAATCTGCTGTGGTCCGTGTTCCATGAGTGGATCGGGATGCTCAGCGACATCTGGCGTGCACCTTGGAAGCACAAGCTGTCCTATCTGCTGCGCGAACCCGGCTGGACGCATGATGGCAGCCGCGAGACATCCGATATGATCCGCGACCGCTGGCGCGCGCGGCAGGAACCCGATGAAGGCGAAACACTACAACAAAAACAGACCGCCTGA
- a CDS encoding GMC family oxidoreductase — protein sequence MQQFDIIVIGGGSAGSAAAGRLAEDGTKRVCLLEAGGKNDNVLVKTPGFMPFLLKNTNYRYDTVPQKGLNGRIGYQPRGKGLGGSSAINAMVYIRGNKWDYDNWAAMGCDGWAYDDVLPYFKRSEGNVRGADEFHGGDGPLSVSDQTAVNPTSKAFVSSAESLQLRRNEDFNDAEQSGFGIYQVTQKDGERWSAARAYVEPLRERDNLTILTGTLVEKLVVENGRVTGVAIKRGRKRETITATGGVILSAGAFNSPQILMLSGIGPADHLRELGIDLVLDKPSVGSNLQDHIDYVSSWETESKDPIGDSLAGTWRMVKAMVEHRRHRTGIMTTPYAEAGGFWTVMPDAPAPDIQWHFVPAMLEDHGREKVKGHGFSLHACVLRPESRGTVRLNANDAAAPPRLDPNFLDDDRDIAALRAGIRLSHRIAETSPLADYNPVDRHPVDLNDDVALDALIRNRSDTVYHPVGTCRMGGDEDSVVDPTLKARGIEGLWIADASIMPKIVSGNTNAPSIMIGERCADFVKAALG from the coding sequence ATGCAGCAATTCGATATTATTGTCATTGGCGGCGGCAGCGCAGGCAGCGCGGCGGCGGGGCGTTTGGCCGAGGATGGAACCAAGCGCGTCTGTCTGCTCGAAGCGGGCGGTAAGAATGACAATGTCCTGGTTAAAACACCGGGCTTTATGCCGTTCCTGCTGAAGAATACGAACTACCGCTACGACACCGTTCCGCAAAAGGGATTGAATGGCCGGATCGGCTATCAACCGCGCGGGAAAGGGCTTGGTGGATCATCCGCAATCAACGCGATGGTCTATATTCGCGGCAACAAATGGGATTACGACAATTGGGCCGCGATGGGCTGTGACGGTTGGGCCTATGATGATGTCCTGCCCTATTTCAAACGCTCGGAAGGCAATGTGCGCGGCGCAGACGAGTTCCACGGCGGCGACGGCCCGCTTAGCGTTTCCGACCAAACTGCAGTCAACCCGACCAGCAAGGCATTCGTAAGCAGTGCAGAATCCTTGCAATTGCGGCGCAATGAAGATTTTAATGATGCCGAGCAGTCAGGCTTTGGCATCTACCAGGTGACCCAAAAGGACGGCGAACGCTGGTCTGCTGCGCGTGCCTATGTCGAACCGCTACGCGAGCGCGACAATCTGACGATCCTGACCGGCACTTTGGTCGAGAAACTGGTGGTGGAGAATGGCCGTGTAACTGGCGTCGCGATCAAACGCGGACGCAAGCGTGAGACAATTACTGCGACCGGCGGCGTGATCTTGTCGGCAGGCGCATTCAACTCGCCGCAGATCCTGATGCTGTCAGGCATCGGGCCTGCCGACCATCTGCGTGAGCTTGGTATCGATCTCGTGCTCGACAAACCATCGGTTGGCAGCAATCTGCAGGACCATATCGATTATGTGTCAAGCTGGGAAACCGAGTCCAAAGACCCCATCGGTGACAGTTTGGCCGGCACTTGGCGCATGGTGAAAGCCATGGTCGAGCACCGCCGTCACCGTACCGGCATTATGACCACGCCCTATGCCGAGGCAGGCGGTTTCTGGACAGTGATGCCCGATGCGCCCGCACCCGATATCCAATGGCACTTTGTACCGGCAATGCTGGAAGATCATGGGCGCGAGAAAGTGAAAGGCCACGGCTTCTCGCTCCACGCATGTGTCCTGCGCCCGGAAAGTCGGGGCACTGTTCGCCTGAATGCGAATGATGCAGCTGCCCCGCCGCGCCTTGATCCCAACTTCCTCGATGATGACCGCGACATAGCGGCCTTGCGGGCAGGAATCAGATTGTCGCACCGGATCGCAGAGACTTCGCCTTTGGCGGACTACAACCCAGTGGATCGCCATCCGGTTGATCTGAACGACGATGTGGCGCTCGACGCGCTGATCCGCAATCGCTCCGACACTGTCTATCACCCCGTCGGCACATGCCGCATGGGCGGTGACGAGGACAGTGTCGTCGATCCAACGCTGAAAGCGCGCGGTATCGAAGGCCTGTGGATTGCCGATGCCAGCATCATGCCCAAAATCGTCAGCGGAAACACCAATGCTCCGAGCATCATGATCGGTGAGCGCTGCGCGGATTTCGTGAAAGCTGCGCTGGGGTAG
- a CDS encoding ammonium transporter, giving the protein MIRKFTGGAVAFGASLAAATPVWAQEAVEAAKPVANPGNNAWMMTATVLVLLMIIPGLTLFYGGLTRSKNMLSTMTQIGATACLAMLVWVMWGFSLAFGATSYEGMLGNFISGGSYFLSGMTAETTAATFTDEVISEYVFVSFQMTFAAITAALILGATAERMKFSAVMMFVPIWLTIVYFPIAHMVWAGDGLLFKAGALDFAGGTVVHINAGVSGLVLAYLLGKRRGYPSEPMPPHSMTLTMVGTGLLWVGWFGFNAGSALEADGFAGLAMINTFVATAAGALTWMVIEKLAGHKGSALGFCSGVIAGLVAVTPAAGNSGPFGAILLGILSSIVCYFAVAKLKAKFGYDDSLDAFGIHGVGGIVGAIGTGIVYQPFLGGPGDGSTALGAQLWVQTEGVLVTIAWAGIGTLIAGLIVKTIIGLRVSEEVEVDGLDISEHGERAYN; this is encoded by the coding sequence ATGATCCGCAAATTTACTGGTGGAGCAGTGGCGTTTGGTGCGTCTCTCGCCGCCGCCACTCCCGTTTGGGCGCAAGAGGCTGTCGAAGCGGCCAAGCCCGTCGCCAACCCCGGCAATAACGCTTGGATGATGACAGCAACGGTTCTGGTGTTGCTTATGATCATCCCGGGTCTGACGCTATTCTATGGCGGCCTGACTCGTTCGAAAAACATGCTCTCCACCATGACACAGATCGGCGCGACTGCATGTCTGGCGATGCTGGTCTGGGTAATGTGGGGTTTCTCTCTCGCATTCGGTGCCACCAGCTATGAAGGGATGTTGGGCAACTTCATTAGCGGCGGAAGCTACTTCCTTTCCGGTATGACTGCGGAAACGACGGCTGCAACGTTCACCGATGAAGTGATCAGCGAATATGTCTTCGTCAGCTTCCAAATGACCTTTGCAGCCATTACCGCTGCACTGATCCTGGGCGCTACGGCTGAGCGGATGAAGTTCAGCGCCGTGATGATGTTCGTACCGATCTGGCTGACCATCGTGTATTTCCCGATTGCCCATATGGTTTGGGCCGGTGACGGGCTGCTGTTCAAAGCGGGCGCGCTTGACTTTGCCGGTGGCACTGTTGTGCACATCAACGCTGGTGTCTCGGGTCTGGTGCTCGCCTATCTGCTCGGCAAACGCCGCGGATATCCGTCAGAGCCAATGCCACCGCACTCGATGACACTGACTATGGTTGGTACCGGTCTGCTGTGGGTTGGCTGGTTCGGTTTCAACGCCGGTTCGGCGCTCGAAGCCGATGGCTTTGCTGGCCTTGCCATGATCAACACTTTCGTTGCTACTGCAGCTGGCGCGCTCACCTGGATGGTGATCGAGAAGCTGGCCGGTCACAAAGGCTCGGCGCTGGGCTTCTGCTCGGGCGTTATTGCTGGCCTCGTTGCAGTCACACCGGCTGCCGGTAACTCCGGACCATTCGGCGCGATCCTGCTCGGCATCCTGTCGTCGATTGTCTGCTACTTCGCAGTTGCCAAGCTCAAAGCGAAATTCGGCTACGACGACTCGCTTGACGCTTTCGGCATCCACGGCGTTGGCGGTATCGTCGGCGCGATCGGCACCGGCATAGTTTACCAGCCGTTTCTGGGCGGCCCTGGAGACGGTTCGACCGCTCTGGGCGCCCAACTTTGGGTCCAGACGGAAGGCGTTCTCGTCACAATAGCATGGGCCGGTATCGGCACCCTGATCGCTGGCTTGATCGTCAAGACAATCATTGGCCTGCGTGTCTCCGAAGAAGTTGAAGTCGATGGTCTCGACATCAGCGAACACGGCGAACGCGCTTACAACTGA
- a CDS encoding P-II family nitrogen regulator produces MKFIIAIIKPFKLDEVREALGAIGVAGMTVSEVKGFGRQKGQTEIYRGAEYSTNMLPKVKLEIAAGDDIAEQVVETIKNVASTEAIGDGKIFVLDLADATRIRTGETGDTAL; encoded by the coding sequence ATGAAATTCATCATAGCCATAATCAAACCATTCAAGCTTGACGAAGTGCGCGAAGCGCTCGGCGCCATTGGCGTCGCGGGAATGACCGTTTCCGAAGTCAAAGGGTTCGGCCGCCAAAAGGGCCAGACAGAAATCTATCGCGGTGCAGAATACTCGACGAATATGCTGCCCAAAGTGAAGCTCGAGATTGCCGCCGGGGACGATATTGCCGAGCAAGTCGTCGAAACCATCAAAAATGTCGCCAGCACGGAAGCCATCGGTGATGGCAAAATCTTCGTGCTCGACCTCGCCGATGCCACGCGCATCCGTACCGGTGAAACGGGGGATACGGCACTATGA
- a CDS encoding endonuclease/exonuclease/phosphatase family protein: MRLKFASYNIHKAVGTDRRRDPDRIITVLREMDADIIALQEADRRVGERASVLERAALDDSPWKVLDVAKRPRSIGWHGNAILVRRTFTVLDAEPIDLPTLEPRGAARGDLEIDGARIRVVGMHLDLSGLRRRDQIKAVIGHVDACEPRCPTVLMGDFNQWGNQTGAMQEFRRHWHVLDTGRSFPSRQPIARLDRIVTSDEWGCLEQHVHHSATASQASDHLPIVAELELPDLQASPNY; the protein is encoded by the coding sequence GTGCGTCTCAAATTCGCCAGCTACAACATCCATAAAGCGGTCGGCACCGATCGCCGGCGTGATCCCGATCGGATTATCACCGTCCTACGCGAGATGGATGCGGATATCATTGCGCTGCAGGAAGCGGACCGCCGGGTCGGCGAACGTGCCAGCGTTCTGGAACGCGCGGCGCTGGATGACAGCCCCTGGAAGGTACTCGATGTAGCCAAGCGGCCGCGAAGCATCGGCTGGCACGGCAATGCCATTTTGGTGCGCAGAACTTTCACAGTGCTTGATGCCGAGCCAATTGACTTACCCACTTTGGAGCCACGAGGCGCAGCGCGCGGTGACCTTGAGATTGACGGAGCGCGTATCCGGGTGGTCGGAATGCATCTCGATCTGTCCGGATTGAGGCGGCGCGACCAGATCAAGGCGGTCATCGGTCATGTGGATGCCTGCGAACCTCGATGTCCAACCGTGCTGATGGGCGATTTCAATCAATGGGGCAACCAGACCGGCGCAATGCAGGAATTCCGCCGTCACTGGCATGTGCTGGATACGGGGCGCAGCTTTCCCTCGCGCCAGCCGATTGCGCGATTGGACCGGATTGTTACCTCGGATGAATGGGGCTGCCTCGAGCAGCACGTCCACCACAGCGCGACCGCATCGCAGGCATCGGACCATTTGCCCATCGTCGCCGAACTTGAACTGCCCGATTTACAGGCATCGCCTAATTATTAA
- a CDS encoding pyridoxamine 5'-phosphate oxidase family protein → MAEFFDTLNDKHIAMIDAQPMFFVATAAADARINLSPKGYDAFRVLAPDRVGYLDLGGSGNETSAHLDADGRITIMFCNFQQPALILRIYGTGRAVLPKDPEWDALAENFTLISGTRQIFDIAVESVQTSCGWGVPFMKMEAERPTLKKAHSQANPSEWAAKMSTRLASIDGLPARPTDRYIAGESED, encoded by the coding sequence TTTGATACGCTGAACGATAAGCACATCGCGATGATCGATGCGCAGCCGATGTTTTTCGTTGCGACCGCTGCTGCGGACGCGCGGATCAACCTCAGCCCCAAGGGGTACGACGCGTTTCGTGTTCTGGCGCCGGATCGGGTCGGATATCTCGATCTTGGCGGATCGGGCAATGAGACCAGCGCGCATCTCGATGCTGATGGGCGCATCACGATCATGTTCTGCAATTTCCAGCAGCCTGCCTTGATTTTGCGCATCTATGGGACCGGTCGGGCAGTCTTGCCGAAAGATCCTGAATGGGATGCGCTGGCAGAGAACTTCACGCTTATTTCCGGCACGCGCCAGATCTTCGATATCGCAGTTGAAAGTGTCCAGACGAGCTGCGGCTGGGGTGTGCCCTTTATGAAGATGGAGGCCGAGCGGCCGACGTTGAAGAAGGCGCATTCTCAGGCCAACCCTTCCGAATGGGCGGCAAAGATGTCCACGCGATTGGCGAGCATCGATGGCCTGCCAGCCCGACCAACGGATCGTTACATTGCCGGTGAGAGCGAAGACTAG